One Solibacillus isronensis DNA segment encodes these proteins:
- the thiT gene encoding energy-coupled thiamine transporter ThiT, whose amino-acid sequence MDRKKLLMMVEIAIFAAIGLVLDQVSFKMWAQGGSISFVMVPIMLMAIRWGLTAGLATGLLIGVMQMMFGAYIVHWLQAILDYGLAFTVVGLAAIVRKPLLEAAQSLNKVKMAFYIVIGALIGGALRFVSHLLAGVVFFKEYAGDDNVWAYSIIYNSTYMVPATILTAIIAVVLFTSAPRLLQKVKTT is encoded by the coding sequence ATGGACAGAAAGAAATTATTGATGATGGTGGAGATAGCGATATTTGCTGCCATCGGACTTGTGTTGGATCAAGTATCATTTAAAATGTGGGCACAAGGCGGGTCAATCAGCTTTGTTATGGTACCGATCATGTTAATGGCCATTCGTTGGGGATTAACAGCAGGACTTGCAACAGGCTTGCTGATCGGCGTGATGCAAATGATGTTCGGTGCATACATTGTACACTGGCTTCAGGCTATTTTAGATTACGGCCTTGCATTTACAGTAGTAGGGTTAGCGGCAATTGTAAGAAAGCCGTTATTAGAGGCTGCACAATCGCTCAATAAAGTGAAAATGGCATTTTATATCGTCATTGGGGCACTTATAGGTGGTGCTTTAAGATTTGTATCGCACTTGCTTGCAGGTGTCGTGTTCTTTAAAGAATATGCAGGCGATGATAATGTATGGGCCTATTCAATTATCTACAACAGTACTTATATGGTACCTGCTACTATACTTACGGCAATTATCGCAGTTGTTTTATTCACATCTGCACCTCGTTTACTGCAAAAAGTAAAAACAACATAA
- a CDS encoding AAA family ATPase: MKPIKLSMTAFGPYHQKEVIDFTKLHEHGIFVVSGATGAGKTTIFDAITFALYDSGSGEDREKSLFLRSDFADETVDTEVELEFEVRGRLYRIWRKFGHDGASAKREFFEITDGVIVPAVEKFQVKLIQSKVEELIGLTQSQFNQIVMLPQGEFQKLLTSESKHKEEIFRKIFKTERFTKMVELLKEKKNIAEKHYEQAKMQQDNTIHEIRSRLPQRESELFSTLNNDVINLYQVKSALLTEQQYYEGQCTALKGEYDASKKELQKLVKTLNEQRLLNERIEKFLIRKARLEELLQQKDKIQAEQQKLILAKKANQIEPLEREYDKVKRQLEQAEVSLQKAKTDYECAQEQLQQATNHYQEQKQQEPLLDNYTKSISQLEQLVPIYQSINTQREKVAKLTENQKNAKQLFDKLQNEAFSLKEKQQQQQAIINELEDATITYHETYEAHAALARKIEMVKEVAAIQINVETLAKQLADKKQVADEAQQKLQNMEQQIRSNQAAFLAASLQHGAACPVCGSTEHPSIHNSEAVVIDDNALAQLRHEGDRAMQSFYQVNSKFDVEKATLEQKRSALQLLDAELSQLHEYEQQLAVLTAQLTKQKQQQAQLINEKKTMAQLSENKEVLQGRIEKGQQYVIDIDKQYAQEKGKLEQSEQSLLPQFSRLDEVTQELASQQQKHRHLKIAIQNALEAMQKIQLDEKSCEVNHLHAKNLVTEKQQESLLAQKAFESALEQEGFDLETYKTALLPLNVQQQIQDAVEAYKQSVHTLSVQIAEEEPLLEGKERADLTACEQLIHELNEQIEAQYSKMTLIQSYVEQCEETRDKLDQSAQQIESYKAKLMQVEHVYNLIRGQNDAKISFERFVQIGYLEKVTHAANERLRVLSNGQYFLKSTGRKEGNAQSGLSIDVYDSHTGQTRDVKTLSGGEKFNASLSLALGMADVIQSVQGSVHIDTMFIDEGFGTLDEEALRRAIDILIDLQQTGRLIGVISHVAELKAAMPAILQVQKLKEGYSKTEIIIK; the protein is encoded by the coding sequence ATGAAGCCAATAAAATTATCGATGACAGCATTTGGACCATATCATCAAAAAGAAGTCATTGATTTTACTAAACTCCATGAACATGGAATTTTTGTCGTTTCCGGTGCAACGGGCGCGGGAAAAACGACTATTTTTGATGCGATTACGTTTGCACTTTATGATTCTGGAAGTGGAGAGGATCGGGAAAAGTCGCTGTTTTTGCGCAGTGATTTTGCGGATGAAACTGTTGATACGGAAGTCGAACTAGAATTTGAAGTACGGGGTCGCCTTTACCGTATTTGGCGGAAATTTGGTCATGACGGAGCAAGTGCAAAGCGCGAGTTTTTTGAAATTACGGATGGGGTCATTGTGCCCGCTGTGGAGAAGTTTCAAGTGAAGCTCATTCAGTCGAAAGTTGAAGAACTGATCGGCTTAACACAGTCCCAGTTCAATCAGATCGTCATGCTGCCGCAAGGAGAATTTCAAAAGCTCCTCACTTCGGAATCAAAGCATAAAGAAGAGATTTTCCGGAAAATTTTCAAAACGGAACGCTTTACGAAAATGGTGGAACTGCTTAAAGAGAAAAAGAATATTGCTGAAAAGCATTATGAACAAGCAAAGATGCAGCAGGACAATACAATTCATGAAATTCGGTCCCGACTTCCGCAAAGAGAATCGGAATTGTTTTCAACGTTGAACAATGATGTCATTAATCTGTATCAAGTAAAGAGTGCCTTGCTGACAGAACAGCAATATTATGAGGGTCAATGTACTGCTTTAAAAGGTGAATATGATGCATCGAAAAAGGAATTACAAAAGTTAGTTAAAACATTAAATGAACAAAGACTGTTAAATGAACGGATTGAAAAGTTTTTAATACGGAAAGCGCGGCTCGAAGAATTATTGCAACAAAAAGATAAAATACAAGCGGAACAGCAGAAACTTATACTTGCCAAAAAGGCTAATCAAATAGAACCATTAGAACGTGAATATGATAAGGTGAAACGGCAGCTTGAACAAGCGGAAGTCTCCTTACAAAAAGCAAAGACTGACTATGAATGTGCACAAGAACAACTTCAGCAGGCGACAAATCATTATCAGGAGCAAAAACAGCAAGAACCATTGTTGGATAACTATACGAAATCGATTTCGCAGCTTGAGCAGCTTGTCCCGATTTATCAATCGATTAATACACAGCGGGAAAAGGTGGCAAAGCTTACAGAAAACCAAAAAAATGCCAAGCAATTATTTGATAAGCTGCAAAACGAAGCATTCTCTTTAAAAGAAAAACAACAGCAGCAGCAAGCCATTATAAATGAGCTGGAAGATGCGACCATTACATACCATGAAACGTATGAAGCACATGCTGCATTAGCACGGAAAATTGAAATGGTAAAAGAAGTGGCTGCAATACAAATAAATGTCGAAACTTTAGCGAAACAGCTTGCTGATAAGAAACAAGTTGCTGATGAAGCACAACAGAAGCTGCAAAATATGGAGCAGCAAATACGCAGCAACCAGGCAGCCTTTCTTGCAGCATCACTACAGCACGGGGCAGCATGTCCTGTATGTGGAAGCACAGAGCACCCATCCATTCATAACAGCGAAGCAGTTGTAATTGATGACAATGCATTGGCACAGCTGCGTCATGAAGGCGATCGGGCGATGCAAAGCTTTTACCAGGTCAATTCGAAATTTGATGTGGAAAAGGCAACGTTGGAACAAAAAAGAAGTGCGCTTCAGTTACTTGACGCTGAGCTTTCACAATTACATGAGTATGAACAGCAATTGGCCGTACTGACTGCGCAGTTGACAAAGCAAAAACAGCAGCAGGCACAGCTTATCAATGAAAAGAAAACGATGGCACAGCTTTCAGAAAATAAAGAAGTGCTGCAAGGGCGCATTGAAAAAGGGCAGCAATATGTAATCGATATTGATAAACAATATGCGCAGGAAAAAGGGAAGCTTGAGCAAAGTGAGCAATCATTATTGCCTCAGTTTTCTAGATTGGATGAAGTAACACAAGAATTGGCGAGCCAGCAGCAAAAACATCGCCATTTGAAAATTGCAATTCAAAATGCACTTGAAGCGATGCAAAAAATCCAATTGGATGAAAAATCTTGTGAAGTAAACCATCTCCATGCGAAAAATCTTGTAACAGAAAAACAGCAGGAATCTCTTTTAGCGCAAAAAGCATTTGAATCAGCATTGGAGCAGGAAGGTTTCGACTTGGAAACGTATAAGACTGCATTACTGCCTTTAAATGTACAGCAGCAAATTCAGGATGCGGTTGAAGCGTACAAACAAAGTGTTCATACATTATCTGTTCAAATTGCTGAGGAAGAACCTTTGCTCGAAGGAAAAGAACGAGCTGATTTAACGGCATGTGAGCAACTGATTCATGAGCTGAATGAGCAGATCGAGGCACAGTACTCGAAAATGACGTTGATCCAGTCCTATGTGGAGCAATGTGAGGAGACGCGCGATAAACTTGACCAATCCGCACAGCAGATTGAAAGCTATAAAGCGAAACTGATGCAAGTCGAACATGTTTATAATTTAATTCGCGGTCAAAATGATGCGAAGATTTCATTTGAGCGGTTTGTACAAATCGGCTATTTGGAAAAAGTGACGCATGCGGCAAATGAACGTTTGCGTGTCTTATCAAATGGCCAATACTTCCTGAAATCTACAGGAAGGAAAGAAGGAAATGCCCAAAGCGGACTCAGCATCGATGTATATGACAGTCATACAGGGCAAACGCGGGATGTAAAAACACTGTCCGGTGGTGAAAAATTCAATGCCTCACTTTCATTAGCTTTAGGAATGGCCGATGTTATTCAAAGTGTTCAAGGAAGTGTGCATATCGATACGATGTTTATTGATGAAGGATTCGGTACTTTGGATGAGGAAGCGTTAAGAAGAGCGATCGATATATTAATCGATCTTCAGCAAACAGGGCGCTTAATCGGCGTCATTTCCCATGTGGCCGAATTAAAAGCAGCAATGCCAGCTATTTTGCAAGTACAAAAGCTAAAAGAAGGCTACAGTAAAACTGAGATTATTATTAAGTAA
- a CDS encoding SGNH/GDSL hydrolase family protein, with product MRKIIFSLIFCIVLFPTAALANEREVYIALGDSLAAGQTPYSQIDAGYTDYIALQLERHGKLGHFSKELTFPGYRVGNVIETVQSEKAEPLLSEATLITLSAGANNLLPLITHNPQQGTLVFSQLNTNFALNEVRTQMGELLSLINEKAPKAAVYVLGYYFPYVSVHKEQADGAVEAVKLLNTILKQETEAAGYIFVDVYEAFEQQRTTYLPNVADVHPNQLGYRIMANEMLKNYNGNEALILPIDAMPAPNPKTFEEILQLQRELAVEEVPYIALHTLDQPIPIFV from the coding sequence ATGCGAAAAATAATATTTAGTCTTATTTTTTGTATTGTTCTGTTTCCAACGGCAGCATTGGCCAATGAACGGGAAGTTTATATTGCACTTGGCGACTCTTTGGCAGCAGGGCAAACACCTTACAGTCAAATTGATGCAGGTTATACGGATTACATTGCTTTACAGCTGGAGAGACATGGTAAGCTCGGGCATTTTTCTAAAGAGCTTACTTTCCCCGGTTACCGTGTTGGAAATGTGATTGAAACCGTTCAGTCTGAAAAGGCTGAACCATTGCTAAGTGAAGCAACATTAATCACACTGTCAGCCGGAGCGAATAATTTACTGCCGCTTATTACACATAACCCGCAACAGGGAACACTCGTTTTTAGTCAGCTCAATACGAATTTCGCGTTAAATGAAGTGCGTACCCAAATGGGAGAGCTGCTTTCGTTAATTAATGAAAAGGCACCGAAAGCGGCAGTTTATGTACTTGGCTATTATTTTCCTTATGTAAGTGTTCATAAAGAACAGGCAGATGGAGCAGTAGAGGCGGTAAAGCTTTTAAATACGATACTGAAGCAGGAAACTGAAGCAGCAGGTTATATATTTGTAGATGTTTATGAAGCATTTGAACAGCAGCGCACAACATATTTGCCAAATGTGGCGGATGTGCATCCAAACCAGCTAGGGTACCGTATTATGGCTAATGAAATGTTGAAAAATTATAACGGGAATGAAGCACTCATTTTGCCGATCGATGCAATGCCGGCCCCAAACCCGAAAACATTTGAAGAAATACTTCAGCTGCAAAGGGAGTTAGCGGTAGAAGAAGTACCATATATCGCGCTGCATACGCTGGATCAACCGATACCGATATTTGTATAA
- a CDS encoding exonuclease SbcCD subunit D — protein sequence MKIFHTADWHLGKIVQGVSMTKDQQFVLEQFIEEIRKEKPDVIIIAGDLYDRSVPPTDAIQLLNKTLKEILVDEKTPILAIAGNHDSATRLNFGSEFMKASGLHIVGHLEKNIEPVIMHDAYGEVHFYLVPFAEPSIVRAVFHDQSVTSHEAAMAKIIEQIKQTMDYTKRNIIIGHAFITKDGMPEPNTSDSERKLTIGGTECISSALFEPFCYTALGHLHQAHFVASEKIQYSGSPLKYSESEVTHKKGFLVVDLKEDGSVAIEKRMLTPVRDMRVVTGMLEDILQHKVNDDYVFVKLQDEHYVKGAAELVRTVYPNALHIERTVVYAQLEQHATTMNRVQMDDSELFELFYTEMTGKPLSDEIKEIYTDVLEQLIENEREKQEVL from the coding sequence ATGAAAATTTTTCACACAGCAGATTGGCATTTAGGAAAAATAGTACAAGGTGTATCGATGACGAAAGACCAGCAATTTGTGCTTGAACAGTTTATCGAAGAAATTAGAAAAGAAAAGCCGGATGTCATCATTATTGCCGGAGATTTGTATGATCGGTCAGTACCACCGACAGATGCGATCCAACTATTAAATAAAACATTGAAAGAAATTTTAGTCGATGAAAAAACACCGATTTTAGCAATCGCTGGAAATCATGATAGCGCTACACGTTTAAATTTTGGCAGTGAATTTATGAAGGCGAGCGGTTTACATATCGTCGGTCATTTAGAAAAGAATATCGAACCAGTTATTATGCATGATGCGTATGGGGAAGTTCATTTTTATTTAGTACCTTTTGCAGAGCCGTCAATTGTACGGGCAGTATTTCATGATCAATCCGTTACATCGCATGAAGCGGCGATGGCGAAAATCATTGAACAGATTAAACAAACAATGGATTATACGAAACGCAATATTATAATCGGTCATGCCTTCATTACAAAAGACGGGATGCCGGAGCCGAATACAAGTGACTCTGAACGCAAATTGACGATTGGCGGGACGGAATGTATCAGCTCAGCATTATTCGAACCGTTCTGTTATACAGCGTTAGGACATTTACATCAGGCGCACTTTGTTGCAAGCGAGAAAATTCAATATTCCGGATCACCACTTAAGTATTCAGAATCTGAAGTGACACATAAAAAAGGATTTTTGGTTGTTGATTTAAAAGAAGACGGATCAGTGGCGATTGAAAAAAGGATGCTTACACCAGTACGGGATATGCGTGTCGTAACGGGAATGCTTGAGGATATATTGCAGCATAAAGTAAACGACGACTATGTATTTGTTAAATTGCAGGATGAACATTATGTAAAAGGTGCTGCCGAACTTGTCCGCACTGTTTATCCGAATGCTTTGCATATTGAACGAACGGTTGTGTATGCACAGCTTGAACAGCATGCGACAACTATGAACCGAGTTCAAATGGATGATTCGGAGCTGTTTGAACTATTTTACACGGAAATGACAGGCAAGCCTTTAAGTGATGAAATAAAAGAGATTTATACTGATGTATTAGAGCAGCTAATTGAAAATGAACGTGAAAAACAGGAGGTGCTGTAA
- a CDS encoding polyphosphate kinase 2 family protein, whose protein sequence is MKKLKDMDLSQKLEKEVYKKQLKALQYEMLNAQQFLFNNKIGLIIAFEGMDAAGKGGAIKRLTERIDPRGLMVWPISAPQPHEMRYHYMQRFWRKLPQHGQIAIFDRSWYGRVLVERIEGFAEETEWKRAYEEINSFEKQLTDEDYIMIKFWIHIDSDEQLKRFNERAADPYKSWKLTAEDWRNRDKFDLYCEAADEMFEKTNSEDAPWHLIAGNDKNYARVQVLKETVAHIEKEVTKRGMKLTNIFEKGNETAPDKEKTEFIDIKPKPVKSKKKKLKKR, encoded by the coding sequence TTGAAAAAGCTAAAAGATATGGATTTATCGCAAAAACTGGAGAAAGAGGTCTATAAGAAGCAATTGAAAGCTTTACAATACGAAATGCTAAACGCCCAGCAATTTTTATTCAACAATAAAATAGGCCTTATTATTGCATTTGAAGGTATGGATGCAGCGGGCAAAGGGGGAGCGATCAAGCGCCTAACTGAACGTATCGATCCGCGCGGGTTAATGGTATGGCCCATCTCAGCCCCGCAGCCCCATGAAATGCGGTATCATTATATGCAACGTTTCTGGAGAAAGTTGCCGCAGCATGGCCAAATCGCAATTTTCGACCGTTCCTGGTATGGGCGGGTACTTGTGGAGCGCATAGAAGGATTTGCTGAAGAGACAGAGTGGAAACGCGCTTATGAAGAAATTAATAGCTTTGAGAAACAATTGACAGATGAAGATTATATAATGATTAAATTTTGGATCCATATCGATTCCGATGAACAACTTAAACGTTTTAATGAAAGAGCAGCCGATCCGTATAAATCATGGAAATTGACGGCTGAAGATTGGCGGAATCGTGATAAATTTGATTTATATTGTGAGGCAGCCGATGAAATGTTCGAAAAAACCAATTCGGAAGACGCCCCTTGGCACTTAATAGCAGGGAACGACAAAAACTATGCACGTGTTCAAGTACTAAAAGAAACAGTTGCCCATATAGAAAAAGAAGTTACAAAACGGGGCATGAAGCTTACGAACATTTTCGAAAAAGGTAATGAAACAGCTCCAGATAAAGAAAAAACGGAATTTATAGATATAAAGCCAAAGCCTGTAAAATCAAAAAAGAAAAAGTTGAAAAAACGGTAG
- the map gene encoding type I methionyl aminopeptidase has product MIVTTQEEIQAFKKIGRICAEIREAMKAATVPGVTTKELDEIAGRMFAEAGAVSGPKGEYDFPGYTCISVNHEVAHGIPGNKVIQEGDIVNIDVSGSLNGYFADTGISFVVGEGYEDKEKLCTVAKSAFDRAMTKVKAGSKLNQIGKAVEREARDHGLTVIMNLTGHGLGKSLHEEPNHVLNYYDAWDTTIMKEGMVLAVEPFISAKAEHIVESGDGWTFITPDKSLVAQIEHSIIVTKDKPIILTTLED; this is encoded by the coding sequence ATGATTGTTACTACTCAAGAAGAAATCCAGGCGTTTAAAAAAATTGGACGCATTTGTGCTGAAATTCGTGAGGCGATGAAAGCTGCGACAGTACCTGGCGTGACAACGAAAGAATTAGATGAAATTGCAGGCCGTATGTTTGCGGAAGCAGGCGCGGTTTCGGGTCCTAAAGGTGAATACGATTTTCCGGGATATACATGCATTTCAGTAAATCACGAAGTTGCACATGGTATTCCAGGTAACAAGGTTATTCAGGAAGGCGATATCGTAAACATTGATGTTTCGGGCTCTTTAAACGGGTATTTTGCAGATACAGGTATTTCATTTGTTGTTGGTGAAGGTTATGAAGATAAAGAAAAACTTTGCACTGTAGCAAAATCAGCATTTGATCGTGCAATGACAAAGGTGAAAGCAGGTTCAAAATTAAATCAAATCGGTAAAGCAGTAGAGCGTGAAGCACGTGATCACGGGTTGACAGTAATTATGAACTTAACAGGTCATGGCTTAGGTAAATCATTACACGAAGAGCCAAACCATGTATTGAACTATTATGATGCTTGGGATACAACAATCATGAAAGAAGGCATGGTGTTGGCAGTAGAGCCGTTTATTTCGGCGAAGGCTGAGCATATCGTAGAATCAGGTGACGGCTGGACATTCATTACACCGGACAAATCATTAGTTGCCCAAATCGAACACTCGATTATCGTAACTAAAGACAAACCGATTATTTTAACAACATTAGAAGATTAA
- a CDS encoding DUF4870 domain-containing protein → MDQSKGLSALSYLSFYFAPFILPLIIFIVTKDDAVKGHSKKAFITQLIPILLGIFYMIYFFTSVLSWNDTLTLSIQDFFISSHFIGFIFLVVITFILAIWNLAQAIKVLR, encoded by the coding sequence ATGGATCAATCGAAAGGTTTAAGTGCACTGAGCTATTTGAGCTTTTATTTTGCACCGTTTATTTTACCGTTAATTATATTTATTGTTACGAAAGATGATGCCGTTAAAGGCCATTCTAAAAAAGCTTTTATTACCCAACTCATACCGATACTGTTAGGGATTTTTTATATGATTTACTTTTTCACTTCCGTTCTTTCCTGGAATGACACTTTGACCTTGAGCATTCAGGACTTTTTTATTAGTTCGCATTTTATCGGATTTATTTTTTTAGTTGTTATTACGTTTATCCTGGCGATATGGAATTTAGCTCAAGCGATTAAAGTTTTACGTTAA
- a CDS encoding DEAD/DEAH box helicase — MSAISLLNETLQNKWSFETTMKIQEEMIPAMVEGKDIVAESPTGSGKTLAYTLPILNKVDGNKKQTQALIVAPSQELAMQIVEVIRDWTAGTDITVQQLIGGANSARQIEKLKKKPTIVVGTPGRLNELARQGKLKLKEIETIVLDECDQLLSREYRVVVKSFIENAAFGRQVVVVSATITEEIKLVAERLMFEPVSIEIKPEDMVKFGKVVHSFVKVDERDKTDMLRRLANIEGLRGLAFVNNIDQVLMKQNKLEYRDAPIVALHSDMKKDERKKALDAFRKGEARILIATDIAARGLDISGLTHVIHVDVPRTIEQYTHRSGRTGRAGADGEVLTLLSYKDEKTFKKWLRDLSLKGVQKVWTQGQLVEGNAKTVTSKAAPAANKATEKKPYQAKSNKKGMTFSKKKEK, encoded by the coding sequence ATGTCAGCAATTAGCTTATTAAACGAAACACTTCAAAATAAATGGTCGTTTGAAACGACAATGAAAATACAAGAGGAAATGATTCCTGCGATGGTTGAAGGAAAAGATATCGTAGCAGAATCACCGACAGGTTCAGGTAAAACACTAGCCTACACATTACCGATTTTAAATAAAGTAGACGGTAATAAGAAACAAACTCAGGCATTGATCGTTGCACCTTCACAGGAGCTTGCGATGCAGATCGTTGAAGTAATCCGTGACTGGACAGCAGGAACAGACATCACTGTGCAGCAACTAATCGGTGGTGCGAACTCGGCACGCCAAATCGAAAAATTAAAGAAAAAGCCAACAATTGTTGTTGGGACACCAGGTCGTCTCAATGAATTGGCACGCCAAGGTAAATTAAAACTAAAAGAAATCGAAACAATCGTTTTGGATGAATGCGATCAGCTTCTTAGCCGCGAGTACCGTGTAGTCGTAAAATCGTTTATCGAAAATGCTGCTTTTGGCCGTCAAGTCGTTGTCGTATCGGCTACGATTACAGAAGAGATCAAGCTTGTAGCAGAACGCTTAATGTTCGAACCGGTCAGCATCGAAATAAAGCCGGAAGATATGGTGAAGTTCGGCAAAGTTGTCCACTCTTTTGTAAAAGTAGATGAGCGGGACAAAACCGATATGCTTCGTCGATTAGCAAATATTGAAGGATTGCGCGGATTGGCATTTGTTAATAACATCGACCAAGTACTAATGAAACAGAACAAGCTGGAATACCGTGATGCGCCGATTGTAGCACTTCATTCAGATATGAAAAAAGATGAGCGTAAAAAAGCGCTGGATGCATTCCGAAAAGGGGAAGCACGCATTTTAATTGCGACAGATATTGCAGCACGAGGTTTAGATATTTCAGGTTTAACACATGTTATTCATGTTGATGTACCAAGAACAATCGAGCAATATACACACCGTTCTGGGCGTACAGGACGTGCCGGTGCAGACGGAGAAGTACTGACATTACTATCGTACAAAGACGAAAAGACATTCAAAAAATGGTTGCGCGATCTTTCCTTAAAAGGTGTTCAAAAAGTATGGACTCAAGGACAACTTGTCGAGGGGAATGCAAAGACAGTAACATCAAAAGCGGCACCTGCAGCGAACAAAGCAACAGAGAAAAAGCCGTATCAAGCAAAGTCCAATAAAAAAGGCATGACTTTTAGTAAGAAAAAGGAGAAATAA
- a CDS encoding aminopeptidase has protein sequence MTFQEKLEQFADLAVRIGVNIQKGQYLLINTSTDTLDFTRIVVKKAYEAGASRVHVNLTDASFERAYYENVTVEETANFPKWVVAQREELIERKGALLWIDAENPDLLAGIDSEKIGAQQKAAGAALVNYRKAVMNDDIAWSIIAVPSPKWAAKVFPDLQEQEQVPALWDAIFKTVRIGEGDAVANWQTHIENLHARADQLNKKKYAKLHYTAPGTDLTIELPDKHLWKSGSSEAPDGTTFIANMPTEEVFTLPAKYGVNGYVSNTKPLVYKGNIIDDFKLTFEKGKIVNVEAKVGQDLLQQLVASDEGSSYLGEVALVPHESPISSSNILYYNTLFDENASNHLAIGEAYPTCYEGGKELEKGQLEALGINTSITHEDFMIGSAEMDIDGILADGTTEPIFRKGNWAF, from the coding sequence ATGACATTCCAAGAGAAGTTAGAGCAATTTGCAGATTTAGCTGTTCGAATCGGAGTAAATATTCAAAAAGGCCAATATTTATTAATTAACACATCTACGGATACGCTGGACTTTACACGTATTGTTGTAAAAAAAGCATATGAAGCAGGCGCAAGCCGTGTTCATGTAAACTTAACTGATGCCAGCTTTGAGCGTGCTTATTATGAGAATGTTACGGTGGAAGAAACAGCTAATTTCCCGAAATGGGTTGTTGCACAACGTGAAGAATTAATTGAACGTAAAGGTGCACTTCTTTGGATCGATGCAGAAAATCCAGATTTACTGGCAGGTATTGACTCAGAAAAAATCGGAGCACAGCAAAAAGCAGCTGGTGCAGCATTAGTTAATTACCGTAAAGCTGTTATGAATGATGATATTGCATGGTCAATTATTGCTGTTCCTTCCCCGAAATGGGCGGCAAAAGTATTCCCTGATTTACAGGAACAAGAGCAGGTTCCTGCATTATGGGATGCAATTTTCAAAACAGTGCGTATTGGTGAAGGGGATGCAGTAGCAAACTGGCAAACTCATATTGAAAATTTACACGCACGTGCAGATCAGCTGAATAAGAAAAAGTATGCGAAGCTTCATTACACGGCACCTGGTACAGACTTGACGATTGAACTTCCGGACAAACATTTGTGGAAAAGCGGAAGCAGCGAAGCACCTGATGGCACGACATTCATCGCGAATATGCCGACAGAAGAAGTCTTTACACTGCCTGCAAAGTATGGTGTAAACGGCTATGTATCAAATACGAAGCCACTTGTTTATAAAGGTAATATTATTGATGATTTCAAGCTGACTTTTGAAAAAGGGAAGATTGTGAACGTTGAGGCAAAAGTAGGTCAGGACTTATTACAGCAGTTAGTTGCTTCTGATGAAGGGTCTTCATATCTGGGAGAAGTGGCATTAGTACCGCATGAATCACCTATTTCTTCATCAAATATTTTATATTACAACACATTATTCGATGAAAATGCCTCTAATCATTTAGCAATCGGTGAAGCATATCCGACGTGCTATGAAGGTGGTAAGGAACTTGAAAAGGGCCAACTGGAAGCGCTGGGCATTAATACATCGATCACACATGAAGATTTCATGATCGGCAGTGCGGAAATGGATATTGACGGAATTCTGGCAGATGGCACAACAGAACCGATTTTCAGAAAAGGTAATTGGGCATTCTAA